In the genome of bacterium, one region contains:
- a CDS encoding sulfite exporter TauE/SafE family protein, producing the protein MNLLELTSAVCAGSLLAGFLGALTGLGGGVVLIPMLTLGFGVDIRYAIGASLISVIATSSGAAAAYVKDGLSNIRVGMFLEIATTFGALLGAHLAAVLSANLIAVIFGVVLIFSAYLSQRPRRHDQSQTPPDRIATWLKLNGSYPGPEQSVRYNVYHVPQGFSLMFIAGTLSGLLGIGSGAVKVLAMDQAMRLPFKVSTTTSNFMIGVTAAASAGVYLQRGYLEPGLAMPVMLGVLAGSLLGARVLVYAQTRWLRLLFSAIVLALAVQMIIKGIGGRF; encoded by the coding sequence ATGAATCTCCTTGAACTGACCTCTGCCGTTTGCGCCGGCTCCCTGTTGGCGGGATTCCTGGGGGCGCTCACCGGATTGGGCGGGGGTGTCGTGCTCATTCCCATGCTGACGCTGGGATTCGGCGTTGACATTCGCTACGCCATCGGCGCCTCGCTGATTTCCGTGATCGCCACCTCGTCGGGTGCCGCGGCGGCGTATGTGAAAGACGGCTTGTCGAATATTCGCGTCGGCATGTTCCTGGAGATCGCCACCACTTTCGGCGCGCTGCTGGGCGCTCACCTGGCCGCGGTATTGTCGGCGAACCTCATTGCCGTGATCTTTGGCGTCGTCTTGATATTTTCTGCTTACCTATCGCAACGCCCGCGCCGTCATGACCAAAGCCAAACACCGCCGGATCGCATCGCCACGTGGCTGAAGTTGAATGGCAGTTATCCCGGTCCGGAGCAATCGGTACGGTACAATGTCTATCATGTGCCGCAGGGATTCAGCCTGATGTTCATCGCCGGCACGCTCTCCGGTTTGCTCGGCATCGGCTCCGGCGCGGTGAAAGTGCTGGCAATGGACCAGGCGATGCGCCTACCGTTCAAAGTCTCCACCACGACGAGCAACTTCATGATCGGCGTCACGGCCGCGGCGAGTGCCGGTGTCTATCTCCAGCGCGGCTACCTCGAGCCGGGCCTGGCGATGCCGGTGATGCTCGGCGTCCTGGCCGGTTCGCTGCTGGGCGCGCGCGTGCTGGTTTATGCCCAAACCCGGTGGCTGCGCTTGCTGTTCAGCGCCATTGTTCTGGCGCTGGCGGTGCAAATGATCATCAAGGGAATTGGAGGACGCTTCTAA
- a CDS encoding DUF1634 domain-containing protein, with translation MEQLRQSAGEHRMEQIIGNLLRTGVLLAALVALAGAALFLYRHGTEVPDYHFFQGEPKDLRTADGILHNAMQIRGRGIILAGMLLLIATPVFRVVFALLAFLWLHDRLYSLISLIVLAALLFSLFGMSL, from the coding sequence ATGGAACAACTGAGGCAATCAGCCGGCGAGCACCGCATGGAGCAAATCATCGGCAATCTGCTGCGCACCGGCGTACTGCTGGCCGCTTTGGTGGCGCTGGCCGGCGCAGCCCTCTTTCTGTATCGCCATGGCACAGAGGTGCCGGACTACCATTTCTTTCAAGGCGAGCCCAAAGACTTGCGGACCGCCGACGGCATTCTGCACAACGCCATGCAGATCAGAGGCCGGGGGATCATTCTGGCGGGCATGTTGCTCCTGATTGCCACGCCCGTGTTTCGTGTGGTCTTTGCCCTGCTGGCCTTCTTGTGGCTCCACGACCGTTTGTACTCTTTGATCAGCCTCATCGTCCTGGCGGCGCTCCTCTTCAGCCTGTTCGGCATGTCGCTGTGA
- a CDS encoding peptidase S9, which translates to MRSFCFHSFLTALLVLSTTLVRRAEAQYFGQNRVQYENFKFEILQTDHFDVYFYPEEREAAQQAARMAERWYARHKFILQHELSGRQPILLYASSPQFQQTNAVSGEIGEGTGGVTEALQRRVVLPFAGPIAETDHVIGHELVHAFQYDITGVNTGGRFRSDVGLQLPLWFIEGMAEFLSLGPNDPNTAMWMRDAVKSEKRLPSYRQLDDSRFFPYRYGQALLAYIAGRWGDDKIDNLLKESGKSGNLERAIRQVLHVGPDTLANDWHKALHAAYDPLLKTTEAPEKYGKQIISKKRGGSELNVGPVLSPDGKNVIFFSEKGLFAIDLFLADAETGKIKRNILRAERNPHLESLEFISSAGAWDANGDRIAFALVTKGRPGLGVLDVKKDKISREIRLPQLGEVFNPTWSPEGRRIAFSALANGMSDIFIYDLQADSLQRVTNDLYSDLHPAWSPDGKQIVFATDRFTADLNLLRAGNYRLALYDVATGNISQVPGFSEGKHLNPQWSPDGKSIYFISDQNGVSNIYRVELASGSLFRVTNLYTGVSGITPSSPALSVAQKTNRLAFSVFEDGKYNIYTVDAPEVLAGKPAAQSADDANPAELPPMARVATKLDSVLHNATMGLSDTSTERVVNYSSKLRLAYIGQPTLAAGYDSYGAFLGGGISFLWSDMLGNHTLGLVTQAQIDGAFRDFAGQLGYTNTTHRLNWGVVLQQIPYIISQSGEFYAPGNNGDVLDVQEELRSRQLNQEIAGLLAYPLSRTQRVEFSVGMQRISFSEQLRTRAFSYDAGQKVIDDTHKLPAPSALYLANTDLALVYDSSVFGATSPLLGQSYRLDFSPTIGTIAMNTLLADYRRYFMLIKPITVAGRLLHFGRYGKDAEDGRLTPLFLGYPGLVRGYGSNSFNTNEFVATSDTTFDSPVFDRLIGSRLAIANFEVRFPLLGLLHLGPGFYGVFPIETGVFYDAGWAWTRKDKASFLGGGRDAVRSYGATARLNLLGYAVVEADYVNPVDRPQKGWFWQFNFTAGF; encoded by the coding sequence ATGCGATCATTTTGCTTTCATTCTTTCTTGACCGCGCTTTTGGTGTTAAGCACAACGTTGGTGCGCCGCGCGGAAGCCCAATACTTCGGCCAAAACCGCGTGCAGTATGAAAACTTCAAATTCGAAATTCTCCAGACCGACCATTTCGATGTTTATTTCTATCCCGAAGAAAGGGAAGCTGCGCAGCAGGCGGCGCGCATGGCCGAACGCTGGTACGCGCGGCACAAATTCATTTTGCAGCACGAGCTGAGCGGCCGCCAGCCCATTTTGCTTTACGCCAGCTCTCCCCAATTTCAGCAAACCAACGCCGTTAGCGGCGAAATCGGCGAGGGCACCGGCGGCGTCACCGAAGCGTTGCAGCGCCGCGTCGTGCTGCCGTTTGCCGGGCCGATTGCCGAGACCGATCACGTCATCGGCCATGAGCTGGTGCATGCGTTTCAATACGACATCACCGGCGTGAATACCGGCGGCAGGTTTCGCTCCGACGTTGGCCTGCAATTGCCGTTGTGGTTTATCGAAGGCATGGCGGAATTTCTGTCGCTCGGCCCTAATGACCCCAACACCGCGATGTGGATGCGCGATGCCGTCAAATCCGAAAAGCGGCTGCCATCATACCGGCAGCTCGACGATTCGCGCTTTTTTCCGTATCGCTACGGTCAGGCGCTGCTGGCTTATATCGCCGGGCGCTGGGGTGATGACAAAATCGACAACTTGCTGAAAGAGTCCGGCAAATCGGGAAACCTCGAGCGCGCCATTCGCCAGGTGCTGCATGTCGGGCCGGATACGTTGGCGAATGATTGGCACAAAGCGCTGCATGCGGCCTACGACCCGCTGCTGAAAACCACGGAAGCGCCGGAGAAATACGGTAAGCAGATCATCAGCAAGAAACGGGGCGGCAGCGAGCTTAACGTCGGCCCGGTGTTAAGTCCCGACGGCAAAAATGTGATCTTCTTTTCGGAAAAAGGCTTGTTCGCCATCGACCTGTTTCTCGCCGATGCGGAAACCGGCAAGATCAAGCGCAATATTCTGCGCGCCGAACGGAATCCGCATTTGGAGAGTCTGGAATTCATCAGCTCGGCCGGCGCTTGGGACGCAAACGGCGACCGCATTGCTTTTGCGCTCGTCACCAAAGGCCGGCCCGGCCTCGGCGTGCTCGACGTGAAAAAGGACAAAATCAGCCGCGAAATCCGCCTGCCGCAGCTCGGCGAAGTTTTCAATCCGACCTGGTCGCCGGAGGGGCGGCGCATTGCCTTTTCGGCTTTGGCCAACGGCATGAGCGATATTTTCATCTATGATCTGCAAGCCGACAGCTTGCAGCGCGTGACGAATGATCTTTATTCGGATTTGCATCCGGCGTGGTCACCGGACGGCAAGCAGATCGTCTTTGCCACCGATCGTTTCACTGCCGATCTCAACCTTTTGCGAGCAGGCAATTATCGCCTGGCGCTGTATGACGTGGCGACCGGCAACATTTCCCAAGTGCCCGGGTTCTCAGAAGGCAAGCACCTCAACCCGCAATGGTCGCCGGACGGCAAAAGTATCTACTTCATTTCGGACCAAAACGGCGTTTCGAATATCTATCGCGTCGAGCTGGCGAGCGGCAGTCTTTTTCGAGTGACCAATCTTTACACCGGCGTGAGCGGCATTACGCCCTCGAGTCCGGCACTTTCAGTGGCGCAGAAGACCAATCGACTTGCTTTCAGCGTGTTCGAGGACGGCAAATACAACATCTATACCGTGGACGCGCCGGAAGTGCTGGCCGGCAAGCCGGCAGCGCAATCTGCCGATGACGCCAACCCCGCGGAGTTGCCGCCCATGGCGCGCGTTGCCACCAAACTCGATTCGGTTCTGCACAATGCGACGATGGGATTATCCGATACGAGCACGGAGCGCGTGGTCAATTACAGTTCCAAGTTGCGGCTGGCCTATATTGGCCAGCCCACTTTGGCTGCCGGCTACGACAGTTACGGCGCGTTTTTGGGCGGCGGCATTTCATTTTTGTGGAGCGACATGCTCGGCAATCACACGCTCGGTTTGGTCACGCAGGCGCAGATCGATGGCGCGTTCAGAGATTTTGCCGGTCAGCTCGGATACACCAACACGACCCACCGGTTGAATTGGGGCGTGGTGCTGCAGCAGATTCCGTACATCATCAGCCAGAGCGGCGAGTTCTACGCGCCGGGCAACAATGGCGACGTGCTCGACGTGCAGGAAGAACTGCGCTCTCGCCAGCTCAATCAGGAAATCGCTGGTTTACTGGCCTATCCGCTCAGCCGGACGCAGCGGGTGGAATTTTCCGTGGGCATGCAGCGTATCAGTTTCTCCGAGCAGTTGCGCACGCGGGCATTTTCGTATGATGCCGGCCAAAAGGTCATCGACGACACGCACAAGCTGCCCGCGCCCAGTGCGCTTTATCTTGCCAACACCGACCTGGCACTGGTGTATGACTCCTCGGTGTTCGGCGCCACCAGTCCGCTGCTCGGGCAAAGTTATCGCCTCGATTTCTCTCCGACCATCGGCACGATCGCGATGAACACGCTGCTCGCGGATTATCGCCGCTATTTCATGCTGATCAAACCGATCACAGTCGCCGGCAGATTGCTGCATTTTGGCCGCTACGGCAAAGATGCGGAAGACGGCCGGCTCACGCCGCTGTTCCTCGGCTATCCCGGCTTGGTGCGCGGCTACGGCAGCAACTCTTTCAACACGAATGAATTTGTTGCCACCTCGGATACGACTTTTGACAGCCCGGTGTTTGATCGGCTCATCGGCTCGCGCCTGGCCATTGCCAATTTCGAAGTGCGCTTCCCCTTGCTCGGCTTGCTCCACTTGGGCCCGGGATTCTACGGCGTTTTTCCCATTGAAACCGGCGTGTTTTATGACGCGGGCTGGGCGTGGACGAGAAAGGACAAAGCCAGCTTCTTGGGCGGCGGTCGCGATGCGGTGCGGAGCTATGGCGCCACGGCCCGTCTCAATTTGTTGGGCTACGCCGTGGTGGAAGCTGATTACGTCAATCCGGTGGATCGACCGCAAAAAGGATGGTTTTGGCAGTTCAATTTTACCGCGGGGTTTTGA
- a CDS encoding PP2C family protein-serine/threonine phosphatase, with amino-acid sequence MGLLDQMEQNFREKLNSLLAYFSRQSHMKLLTLGYLMVAVIFGLDYATGVELTFSIFYLIPIFFVAWFVGKAAGAVISLMSAAAWLLADVLASPSHLHPIFSTWNTLGIFGFFLLFTFLLAGLQEAVQREKRMARKIQLGLLPRQVPQIPGYEIATAWQPADTVAGDYFDVLPLNEHALGLCIADVSGHGLPAALLMSNLQAAVKLLAAHNTDPAALCKKLNRLVCGNVADGNFITFFYALLDTESRSLVYVNAGHNQPILLHRDGTWTRLDLGGIPLGLEANRQYQTGEIRLAAGDRLVLFTDGLIECTSFKEQAFGEQRLLHLLREHRQLDAAGLKERVIRAAAEFCQSRYSDDLTLVVLAVV; translated from the coding sequence ATGGGTTTACTTGATCAAATGGAGCAGAACTTTCGTGAAAAACTGAATAGCCTGCTCGCGTATTTCAGCCGGCAATCGCATATGAAGCTGCTCACCCTTGGTTATCTCATGGTGGCGGTGATTTTTGGCCTGGATTACGCGACCGGCGTCGAATTGACGTTCTCGATTTTCTATCTCATCCCGATCTTTTTTGTGGCGTGGTTTGTCGGGAAAGCGGCCGGCGCCGTGATTTCGTTGATGAGCGCGGCGGCCTGGCTGCTGGCCGACGTGCTGGCTTCGCCCTCCCATTTGCATCCAATCTTTTCGACCTGGAATACCCTCGGCATCTTCGGCTTCTTCCTGCTCTTCACTTTCCTGCTGGCGGGTTTGCAGGAGGCCGTGCAACGGGAAAAACGCATGGCGCGAAAAATCCAGCTCGGCCTGCTGCCCAGGCAGGTTCCACAAATTCCCGGCTATGAAATCGCCACGGCGTGGCAGCCGGCAGACACTGTTGCCGGAGATTATTTCGATGTCTTGCCGCTCAATGAACACGCCTTGGGGCTGTGCATCGCTGATGTCTCCGGCCACGGCCTGCCGGCGGCGCTGCTGATGTCGAATTTGCAAGCCGCCGTCAAGCTGCTCGCCGCTCACAACACAGACCCGGCCGCACTTTGCAAAAAACTGAACCGGCTGGTGTGCGGCAACGTCGCGGATGGTAACTTCATCACCTTTTTCTATGCCCTGCTCGACACCGAAAGCCGCAGCCTGGTTTATGTCAATGCCGGACACAATCAGCCCATTCTCTTGCATCGTGATGGCACTTGGACCCGCCTCGACCTGGGCGGAATACCGCTGGGATTGGAGGCAAATCGCCAATATCAAACCGGCGAAATCCGACTCGCCGCCGGCGACCGGTTGGTGCTGTTCACGGACGGCTTGATCGAATGCACCAGTTTCAAAGAGCAAGCATTCGGCGAGCAGCGATTGCTGCACCTGCTGCGCGAACACCGCCAGCTTGACGCCGCGGGCCTGAAGGAACGCGTGATTCGTGCCGCCGCCGAATTCTGCCAAAGCCGGTATTCGGATGATCTGACGCTGGTGGTGCTGGCAGTGGTGTGA
- a CDS encoding phosphatidylglycerol lysyltransferase domain-containing protein, which yields MQNHLKARSWTIGVVTLVTLGSGVLNLYSVIGPSLPERTAILIRIFPLEFLHLSRFLTVLIGFALIISSLNVYKRKQRAWWSVLLLASAAIVFHLTKGLDYEEATLSLVLVVALTFARKIFTVRSSMPDLRWGLLRFGIAVIAAFAYGVLGFWLLEPHEFGINFHWNDAIHRTLEYLSLNPDPQLKPHTHYARWFLDSLQLITLTAMGYSLVALFRPVLYRFRTAPHERERAAEIVRAYGRSSLDYFKSWPDKSIFFGGSPNSFVAYRVGANFAIALGDPTGPEAEMEHTIRAFTEFCQENDWHLAFHQTSPDFLSLYQKLGFRRLKIGDDAIVDLTAFSLAGNVRKEMRQAVNRLEKSGVHAVHYAPPLADEIIVQLREVSDEWLQTPGRRERRFTLGLFEPNYLRSTPVLAAADKDEKILAFVNIIPSFARGESTVDLMRRRVHAPNGVMDYLFVKVFQHAKEQGFTRFNLGMAPMSGFQEREEATPEERAIHYFFQHLNFLFSYTGLRQYKAKFADFWEPRYDVLRSLLDLPRLGVALSKVAEIEN from the coding sequence ATGCAAAATCATCTCAAAGCGCGGTCCTGGACGATTGGGGTCGTCACCCTGGTCACGCTCGGCAGCGGTGTATTGAATCTTTATTCCGTCATCGGCCCCAGCCTGCCGGAGCGCACAGCCATCTTGATAAGAATTTTTCCGCTCGAATTTCTGCATCTCTCGCGTTTCTTAACCGTGCTCATCGGCTTCGCGTTGATCATCTCTTCGCTCAACGTTTACAAACGCAAGCAGCGCGCTTGGTGGAGTGTGCTGCTGCTGGCCAGCGCCGCGATCGTGTTTCACCTCACCAAGGGCCTCGACTACGAAGAAGCGACGCTGTCACTTGTACTCGTCGTGGCGTTGACGTTCGCGCGCAAGATTTTTACGGTGAGGAGCAGCATGCCCGATCTGCGCTGGGGCTTGTTGCGTTTTGGCATTGCCGTGATTGCGGCCTTCGCCTACGGCGTTCTGGGCTTTTGGCTATTAGAACCGCATGAATTCGGCATCAATTTCCACTGGAACGATGCCATCCATCGCACGCTCGAATATTTGTCGCTCAATCCCGATCCGCAACTTAAGCCGCACACGCATTATGCCCGCTGGTTTCTGGATTCGCTGCAATTGATCACGCTCACCGCCATGGGCTATTCACTGGTTGCCTTGTTCCGTCCGGTGCTTTATCGTTTTCGCACCGCGCCGCATGAACGCGAGCGCGCGGCGGAGATCGTGCGCGCGTATGGCCGTTCCTCGCTCGACTATTTCAAATCGTGGCCGGACAAATCGATTTTCTTCGGCGGATCACCGAACAGCTTCGTGGCCTATCGTGTCGGCGCCAATTTCGCGATCGCGCTCGGCGATCCCACCGGACCGGAAGCAGAGATGGAGCACACGATTCGTGCGTTCACGGAATTCTGCCAGGAGAATGATTGGCACCTGGCCTTTCATCAAACCTCACCGGATTTTTTATCGCTCTACCAGAAGCTCGGTTTTCGCAGACTCAAGATCGGCGACGATGCCATCGTGGATTTGACTGCGTTTTCGTTGGCGGGAAACGTCAGGAAGGAAATGCGCCAGGCCGTCAATCGGCTGGAAAAATCCGGCGTGCACGCCGTGCATTACGCGCCGCCGCTGGCGGATGAAATAATTGTCCAATTGCGGGAAGTTTCGGATGAATGGCTGCAGACGCCCGGCCGGCGCGAGCGGCGCTTCACCCTGGGGCTTTTTGAGCCAAATTATCTGCGTTCCACACCGGTGCTGGCGGCAGCGGACAAAGATGAAAAGATTCTCGCATTCGTCAATATCATTCCCTCCTTTGCGCGCGGCGAGAGCACCGTGGATTTGATGCGCCGGCGGGTACACGCACCGAACGGCGTCATGGATTATTTGTTTGTGAAAGTCTTTCAGCATGCCAAAGAACAAGGCTTCACGCGCTTCAATCTGGGCATGGCGCCCATGTCCGGCTTTCAAGAACGCGAGGAAGCCACGCCGGAAGAGCGCGCCATACATTATTTCTTCCAGCATTTGAATTTTCTGTTCAGCTACACCGGCTTGCGCCAATACAAAGCCAAGTTCGCCGACTTTTGGGAGCCGCGCTATGACGTGCTGCGCAGCCTGCTCGACTTGCCGAGACTGGGCGTGGCGCTCAGCAAAGTGGCGGAAATTGAGAATTGA
- a CDS encoding flippase-like domain-containing protein, translating into MNQPALELTTSPTAVTKRGSPWLKQALGYFIAAVCLVWVFHDIHARRLWHSFTHLNWWLIGVAIFFDILSYYCQGLRWELLLRSLGKISSMRTTQAIYAGLFTNEIVPLRVGELVRAYLVSRWLPAAFVSVIPSMAVERLFDGVWLALAIGVAAFFVPLPHDLLAAEEILGVLVLMAISLFVYLVFGKPRVRSEKKISAWKPLRTITRFVEHLANEVRSIGASRFSYVAMLVSAFILVFQIIAFWLVMRACGLQLSFWAGAVVLLIVHIGTAIPNAPSNIGTYQFFTVVGLQLFGIDKTLATAFSVVVFIVLTIPLWLLGLLAISQSGMTLATIRGEIGGIMSKTKNRLSADEK; encoded by the coding sequence ATGAATCAGCCCGCCCTCGAATTGACCACCAGTCCCACTGCCGTGACCAAACGCGGGTCCCCATGGCTCAAACAAGCGTTGGGCTATTTCATCGCCGCAGTTTGCCTGGTGTGGGTCTTTCACGACATTCACGCCAGACGGCTTTGGCACAGCTTCACACACCTCAACTGGTGGTTGATTGGCGTTGCGATCTTCTTTGATATTTTGAGCTATTACTGCCAGGGTCTGCGGTGGGAGCTGCTGCTGCGCTCGCTCGGAAAAATTTCCTCCATGCGAACGACGCAGGCGATCTACGCCGGACTCTTCACAAACGAGATTGTGCCTTTGCGCGTCGGCGAACTGGTGCGTGCCTATTTGGTTTCGCGCTGGCTGCCGGCGGCGTTTGTATCCGTCATCCCGTCGATGGCTGTCGAGCGTTTATTTGACGGCGTCTGGTTGGCGCTCGCCATTGGCGTCGCGGCCTTCTTCGTGCCATTGCCCCACGATCTCCTCGCGGCCGAAGAAATCCTGGGCGTCCTCGTTTTGATGGCAATCAGTTTGTTCGTCTACCTGGTTTTCGGCAAACCTCGCGTGCGCAGTGAGAAAAAAATCTCCGCCTGGAAACCGCTGCGTACAATAACAAGATTCGTCGAACATTTAGCGAACGAGGTGCGCAGTATTGGCGCTTCGCGTTTCTCTTATGTCGCCATGCTGGTCTCGGCTTTCATTCTCGTTTTTCAGATCATCGCCTTCTGGCTGGTCATGCGGGCGTGCGGCCTGCAGTTGTCGTTTTGGGCGGGCGCGGTGGTGCTGCTCATCGTGCACATCGGCACCGCGATTCCCAACGCGCCTTCCAATATCGGCACCTATCAATTCTTCACCGTCGTCGGCCTGCAGCTCTTTGGCATTGATAAAACGCTGGCCACCGCTTTTTCGGTGGTGGTGTTCATCGTGTTGACGATCCCGCTGTGGCTGCTCGGCTTGCTCGCAATTAGCCAATCCGGAATGACTTTGGCGACGATTCGCGGCGAGATCGGCGGGATAATGAGCAAAACAAAAAATAGATTATCTGCGGACGAAAAATGA
- a CDS encoding virulence factor family protein, with product MKRILLFIGIASLLANLSLARTEDSLRFGRFGKVFLYREKPQPAHVVLFVSGDGGWNLGVIDMAQALAHLDALVVGVDITHYLRQLEGADDQCAYPAADFEALSQFVQKQLGYPRYVTPVLVGYSSGATLVYATLVQAPSTTFGGAISLGFCPDLPLSKPLCKGSGLEWQSGRKGKGFSFLPAANLEVPWIALQGTSDQVCNSDSTAKYVKQVKQGELVMLPKVGHGFSVQKNWMPQFKQAFARLAMKSESEPGPHERALQDLPLIEVPCGGDGGNLMALHITGDGGWGVTDKGLSNTLAAHGIPVVGLNSLKYFWTKRTPEGTANDVERLLRHYLSAWKKEKLILIGYSFGADVLPFVVNRLPDELRAKVELLVFLGPSATAQFEFHLANWLGDAEPRPRFMVQPEIEKLHNMRMLCFCGDEEKDSLCQKLAPRLVKTVVRKGGHRLGGNYAPVAEEILREVQ from the coding sequence ATGAAACGCATTCTCCTGTTCATTGGCATTGCTTCTCTTCTGGCCAACCTCAGCCTCGCTCGCACGGAAGATTCCCTGCGTTTCGGCCGCTTCGGCAAAGTCTTTCTCTATCGCGAAAAGCCGCAGCCGGCGCACGTTGTGCTCTTCGTTTCCGGCGACGGCGGCTGGAATTTGGGCGTGATCGATATGGCGCAAGCGCTGGCGCATCTCGATGCGCTTGTTGTTGGCGTTGATATTACCCATTATCTCCGACAACTCGAAGGCGCCGATGACCAGTGCGCTTATCCCGCAGCGGATTTCGAAGCGCTCAGCCAGTTTGTGCAGAAGCAACTCGGCTACCCGCGCTACGTGACGCCGGTGTTGGTGGGATATTCTTCCGGCGCCACGCTGGTCTATGCAACGCTGGTGCAGGCGCCGTCCACCACTTTTGGCGGCGCCATCAGCCTTGGCTTCTGTCCGGACTTGCCGCTCAGCAAACCACTATGCAAAGGCAGTGGTTTGGAATGGCAGTCCGGTCGCAAAGGCAAAGGCTTCAGCTTTCTGCCGGCTGCCAATCTTGAGGTCCCCTGGATCGCTTTGCAGGGAACCAGCGACCAAGTCTGCAATTCCGACTCTACGGCAAAATACGTCAAGCAAGTCAAACAGGGTGAGCTTGTGATGCTGCCGAAGGTCGGGCATGGTTTTTCCGTGCAAAAGAATTGGATGCCCCAATTCAAGCAGGCATTCGCACGCCTCGCAATGAAAAGCGAAAGCGAGCCGGGGCCGCATGAACGAGCGCTGCAAGATTTGCCACTCATCGAGGTTCCGTGCGGCGGTGACGGCGGAAATCTCATGGCCCTTCATATCACCGGTGACGGCGGCTGGGGCGTGACGGACAAAGGATTGAGCAACACCCTGGCCGCACACGGCATTCCAGTGGTCGGGTTGAACTCACTTAAATACTTCTGGACGAAACGCACGCCGGAGGGAACAGCCAACGATGTGGAACGCCTGCTGCGCCATTATTTGTCCGCGTGGAAAAAGGAGAAATTGATACTCATCGGTTATTCCTTCGGCGCGGACGTGCTTCCTTTTGTGGTCAACCGGCTGCCGGACGAGTTGCGCGCCAAAGTGGAATTGCTCGTTTTTCTCGGACCGAGCGCAACAGCCCAGTTCGAGTTTCATCTCGCGAACTGGCTGGGGGACGCCGAGCCGCGCCCCCGTTTTATGGTGCAACCGGAGATCGAGAAGCTGCATAATATGAGAATGCTTTGTTTTTGCGGTGATGAAGAAAAAGACAGTCTTTGTCAGAAACTTGCGCCGCGTCTGGTGAAGACCGTGGTAAGAAAAGGCGGTCACCGCTTGGGCGGCAACTATGCGCCGGTGGCGGAGGAAATCTTGAGAGAGGTACAATAA
- a CDS encoding DUF421 domain-containing protein — translation MRIAFPPFVEIALRTAVIYLIILTGLRLTGKREVGQMMPLDLAMLILLANAVQNAMTGPDTSLLGGVVAAATLLAMNAAATRVAWRNRKIRRLVEGTPTLLIRHGEMLRQNLAKEKLTSDDLQQALREHGIANVAEVSLAVLEIDGAISVLRNDEMPAVARPHHRMRFLDRKAD, via the coding sequence ATGAGAATCGCCTTTCCACCGTTCGTTGAAATTGCGCTGCGCACGGCAGTGATCTACCTCATCATTTTGACGGGCCTGCGCCTCACCGGCAAACGCGAGGTCGGGCAGATGATGCCGTTGGACCTCGCCATGCTCATCCTGCTGGCGAATGCGGTGCAAAACGCCATGACCGGGCCCGACACTTCGCTGCTCGGCGGAGTTGTGGCCGCCGCAACGCTTTTGGCCATGAATGCGGCGGCGACACGCGTGGCGTGGCGCAACCGCAAAATACGCCGCCTGGTTGAAGGCACGCCGACGCTGCTCATTCGCCACGGCGAGATGCTGCGCCAAAATCTCGCAAAAGAAAAGCTCACCAGCGACGACCTGCAGCAGGCGCTGCGTGAGCACGGCATTGCCAATGTCGCCGAGGTTTCGCTCGCGGTGCTCGAAATCGACGGCGCCATCAGCGTGCTCAGGAACGACGAGATGCCGGCGGTCGCGCGGCCGCATCATCGCATGCGGTTTCTGGATCGAAAAGCAGACTGA